A single Arthrobacter sp. ERGS1:01 DNA region contains:
- a CDS encoding FAD-dependent monooxygenase, producing MESTTTIVIGSGLSGLAVAAELNRQGIEAIVVDSFRPLTPSAPAPATGSISLEALSERTEILRLLEHYARRNELDIRPATCALELTRTPGTLPAERPWTVQTAHGTLTAYSIVFTRGALNQLRRVLRSVGVHTSRDFSAAMHSLGLYLVGVGGMVAPTTHEILHQAKRAGQSISARGASREGGFAALPA from the coding sequence ATGGAATCAACCACCACCATCGTGATCGGCTCGGGGCTTTCCGGCCTGGCAGTGGCCGCCGAACTGAACCGCCAGGGCATCGAGGCGATTGTGGTGGACAGCTTCCGCCCCCTGACGCCGAGCGCGCCGGCTCCTGCCACGGGCAGCATCAGCCTGGAGGCGTTGAGCGAACGCACGGAGATCCTGCGCCTGCTGGAGCACTACGCCCGCCGCAATGAGCTGGACATCCGCCCCGCCACCTGTGCGCTGGAACTGACCCGCACGCCGGGAACGCTGCCCGCGGAGCGCCCGTGGACGGTGCAAACCGCGCACGGCACCCTGACCGCCTACAGCATCGTCTTCACCCGGGGCGCACTGAACCAGCTCCGCCGGGTGCTGCGCAGTGTCGGCGTGCACACGAGCCGTGATTTCAGCGCGGCCATGCATTCCCTGGGTCTTTACCTGGTGGGCGTTGGCGGCATGGTGGCACCCACCACGCACGAGATCCTGCACCAGGCCAAGCGCGCCGGGCAGTCAATTTCGGCCCGCGGCGCGTCCCGGGAGGGCGGCTTCGCGGCGCTCCCGGCCTAG
- a CDS encoding extracellular solute-binding protein: MFQSKASGVGKAIAVGLAATLLMTGCGRAAESAGGPEKAAPLASGPAKGTVTVWAQGAEGAALPAVAKEFEAANPGVKVNITAIPWDAAHNKYQTAIAGGTTPDVAQMGTTWMGDFANAFDPTPAEVDTSGIFPGSLKSTEVAGTTYGVPWYVDTRVVFYRSDLAAKAGHDAFPTTWDGFKALAKDYQAKAGAKYGLGLLAGGDGTLQGMLSFAWSNGAELTNKDATKWTLETPEMVQSMKYYNSFFSEGIANKAPGTDAGVAEAAFVDGSIPMFIDGPSKIGLLEKAGGPGFADKYKVALVPKEKSATSFVGGSNLVVFKKSANRDAAWKFVQFLNEAKTQASWYKSTGDLPSQQAAWKDPSLSGDSKLAVFGEQLKDTKAPPSLTSWTEVSGAADTIMEQMVKAGKDPETAMKELQSKADAIGMGD; the protein is encoded by the coding sequence ATGTTCCAATCCAAAGCAAGCGGGGTAGGCAAGGCAATCGCCGTCGGCCTCGCCGCAACACTCTTGATGACCGGCTGCGGCCGCGCCGCGGAATCGGCCGGCGGCCCCGAAAAGGCCGCGCCGCTGGCGTCCGGCCCCGCAAAGGGCACCGTCACGGTGTGGGCCCAAGGTGCCGAAGGCGCGGCCCTGCCCGCCGTGGCCAAGGAATTCGAGGCCGCGAATCCGGGAGTCAAGGTCAACATCACCGCCATCCCCTGGGACGCGGCGCACAACAAATACCAGACGGCCATCGCCGGCGGGACCACCCCGGATGTGGCCCAAATGGGCACCACCTGGATGGGTGACTTCGCCAATGCCTTTGACCCCACCCCCGCCGAAGTGGACACCAGCGGCATTTTTCCGGGCTCGTTGAAGTCGACCGAAGTGGCCGGCACCACCTATGGCGTGCCCTGGTATGTGGATACCCGGGTGGTCTTCTACCGCAGCGACCTCGCTGCCAAGGCCGGGCATGACGCATTCCCAACCACCTGGGACGGATTCAAGGCCCTCGCCAAGGACTACCAGGCCAAGGCCGGAGCCAAGTACGGCTTGGGACTTCTGGCCGGTGGCGACGGAACGCTTCAGGGAATGCTGTCGTTTGCGTGGTCCAACGGTGCGGAGCTGACCAACAAGGACGCCACCAAGTGGACCCTGGAAACGCCGGAAATGGTCCAGTCCATGAAGTACTACAACAGCTTCTTCAGCGAAGGCATCGCCAACAAGGCGCCGGGCACCGACGCCGGTGTGGCCGAGGCCGCGTTCGTGGACGGCAGCATCCCCATGTTCATCGACGGCCCGTCAAAGATCGGGCTGCTGGAAAAAGCGGGCGGACCCGGATTTGCCGACAAGTACAAGGTGGCCCTTGTCCCCAAGGAAAAGTCGGCAACGTCCTTCGTTGGCGGATCCAACCTGGTGGTCTTCAAGAAGTCCGCCAACCGGGACGCGGCGTGGAAGTTCGTCCAGTTCCTGAACGAGGCCAAGACGCAGGCAAGCTGGTACAAATCCACCGGTGACCTGCCCTCGCAGCAGGCCGCCTGGAAGGATCCGTCCCTGTCGGGGGACTCCAAGCTCGCGGTATTCGGCGAACAGCTCAAGGACACCAAGGCTCCGCCGTCATTGACCAGCTGGACCGAGGTATCCGGCGCCGCCGACACCATCATGGAACAAATGGTCAAGGCCGGCAAGGACCCTGAGACCGCCATGAAGGAACTGCAGTCCAAGGCTGACGCGATCGGAATGGGCGACTAG
- a CDS encoding glycoside hydrolase family 3 protein: MTVNHLTTSVAPDGTRFRDLNGNGTMEPYENPALTPEERVADLLPRLSVEEKAGLLFHTVIEAGANGELLEEPGKISKSATSTVVAGKYMNHFNVHQLGDPRLAARWSNALQKLAEATPHGIPVTVSTDPRHAFIENSGVSFTAGYFSQWPEPIGLAATGNAELVRRFADIARQEYVAVGIRAALHPTVDLATEPRWGRQAGTFGQDMAQTARFAVEYLKGLQGEGIGAGSVACTTKHFPGGGPQKDGEDAHFPYGREQVYPGGRFAEHLEPFRTAIANGTSAIMPYYGMPVGLELDGEAVEEVGFGYNRQIITGLLREKLGYDGVVLSDWELVNDNVVGDQVLPARAWGVEELTAKERMLKILAAGVDQFGGEECTDLLLELVREGLVTEGRLDESARRLLLVKFQLGLFDNPYVSEVDAAAVVGNAGFRAEGHRAQAQSVVVLADADAAGHRILPLAGLPKVYAEGLAPEALAGVGIPVATPEEADVAIIRIASPWDHRDDLFLEEYFHAGSLEFPPGLVSRLRALALKVPLIIDVRLDRPAILTPLAGFATVLVGTFGVSDAAFLDAITGKILPLGRLPFELPSSMDAVRASRPDVPSDTACPLFGFGHGLSLDVVASQD, from the coding sequence ATCACCGTGAACCACCTGACAACGTCCGTCGCACCCGATGGAACCCGCTTCCGCGACCTGAACGGCAACGGCACCATGGAGCCGTACGAAAATCCGGCGCTGACCCCCGAAGAACGGGTTGCCGACCTGCTGCCCCGGCTAAGTGTCGAGGAGAAGGCCGGCCTGCTCTTTCACACCGTCATCGAGGCCGGCGCCAACGGCGAACTCCTGGAAGAACCCGGGAAGATCAGCAAGTCGGCCACCTCCACGGTCGTTGCCGGGAAGTACATGAACCACTTCAACGTCCACCAACTGGGCGACCCCAGACTGGCCGCGCGGTGGTCCAACGCCCTGCAAAAGCTGGCCGAGGCGACCCCTCACGGGATCCCGGTCACGGTCTCCACGGATCCGCGCCACGCCTTCATCGAGAACTCGGGAGTGTCCTTCACCGCGGGATACTTTTCCCAGTGGCCCGAGCCCATCGGCCTGGCCGCAACGGGCAATGCGGAGCTGGTGAGGCGCTTTGCCGACATCGCCCGCCAGGAGTACGTCGCCGTCGGAATCCGGGCGGCCCTGCACCCCACGGTGGATTTGGCCACCGAGCCGCGGTGGGGCCGCCAGGCCGGCACCTTTGGCCAGGATATGGCACAAACCGCACGGTTCGCCGTCGAATATCTCAAAGGCCTCCAAGGCGAAGGAATTGGCGCGGGGTCCGTGGCCTGCACCACCAAGCATTTTCCCGGCGGCGGCCCGCAAAAAGATGGTGAGGACGCCCATTTCCCGTACGGCCGCGAGCAGGTGTATCCGGGCGGCAGGTTCGCCGAGCACCTCGAACCGTTCCGCACGGCGATTGCCAACGGCACCAGCGCCATCATGCCCTACTACGGCATGCCCGTGGGCCTTGAACTGGACGGCGAAGCCGTCGAGGAGGTCGGCTTTGGCTACAACCGGCAAATCATCACCGGGCTGCTCCGGGAAAAACTGGGGTACGACGGCGTGGTCCTCAGCGACTGGGAACTCGTCAACGACAACGTTGTGGGGGACCAGGTGCTGCCGGCGCGGGCCTGGGGCGTCGAGGAGCTCACCGCCAAGGAACGCATGCTGAAGATCCTGGCCGCCGGCGTTGACCAATTCGGTGGCGAGGAATGCACCGACCTTCTCCTGGAACTGGTCCGGGAAGGGCTGGTCACCGAAGGACGCCTCGACGAATCGGCCCGCCGGCTCCTGCTGGTGAAATTCCAGCTGGGCCTCTTCGACAACCCCTATGTGTCCGAGGTCGACGCCGCCGCGGTGGTTGGCAACGCCGGTTTCCGTGCCGAGGGGCACCGGGCCCAGGCCCAGTCGGTGGTGGTCCTCGCCGACGCGGATGCCGCGGGACACCGGATCCTGCCACTTGCGGGACTGCCGAAGGTCTACGCCGAGGGGCTCGCACCCGAGGCCTTGGCGGGCGTGGGGATTCCCGTGGCGACCCCCGAGGAGGCCGATGTGGCGATCATTCGCATCGCCTCGCCATGGGACCACCGGGACGATTTGTTCCTGGAGGAGTACTTCCACGCCGGTTCCCTGGAATTCCCGCCCGGGCTGGTTTCCAGGTTGCGGGCGCTCGCCTTGAAGGTTCCCCTGATCATCGACGTGAGGCTCGACCGCCCGGCCATACTGACGCCGTTGGCAGGGTTCGCCACCGTTTTGGTGGGCACCTTTGGGGTCAGCGACGCCGCATTCCTTGACGCGATCACCGGCAAGATCCTCCCCCTTGGCAGGCTGCCGTTTGAGTTGCCGTCGTCCATGGATGCCGTCCGGGCCTCACGGCCGGACGTCCCCTCGGACACGGCCTGCCCCTTGTTCGGCTTTGGCCACGGGCTGTCGCTGGACGTCGTGGCAAGCCAAGACTGA
- the hutG gene encoding formimidoylglutamase, whose product MDFSLLAVDSPAQPWTGRNDGDGPGHRRWWQAVATPATASAGVDPSRPGPAALLGFCSDEGVRRNLGRVGAAAAPAAIRGALGSLAFHGERAVTDVGDVVVAGNALEDGQARAGAALTALLDAGQLTFVLGGGHETAFASYLGVAGTAAVANGARLGVLNLDAHFDLRDAPTPSSGTPFLQMARAEAAAGRELNYAVVGISEPNNTRVLFDTAHSLDVKYLLDEDCSQERSEAFVAAFLETVDVVYLTIDLDVLPAAVAPGVSAPAAYGVPLPVIAAVCRQVAQSGKLFHFDVAELNPEFDIDNRTAKVAARLVDTLLR is encoded by the coding sequence ATGGACTTTTCTTTGCTTGCAGTGGACTCCCCCGCCCAGCCGTGGACCGGCCGGAACGACGGCGACGGGCCCGGCCACCGCCGCTGGTGGCAGGCCGTCGCCACCCCCGCCACGGCCTCGGCCGGCGTCGACCCGTCCCGGCCGGGGCCTGCAGCACTGCTGGGCTTTTGCTCGGACGAGGGCGTGCGGCGCAACCTGGGCCGGGTGGGTGCGGCCGCGGCGCCGGCAGCGATCCGCGGCGCCCTGGGGTCGTTGGCCTTCCACGGCGAGCGGGCCGTGACCGATGTGGGCGACGTCGTGGTTGCGGGCAACGCCCTCGAGGACGGCCAGGCACGCGCCGGGGCTGCCCTGACAGCCCTGCTCGACGCCGGCCAGCTCACCTTCGTGCTCGGTGGCGGGCACGAGACCGCGTTTGCCAGCTACCTTGGCGTGGCCGGCACGGCCGCGGTCGCCAACGGTGCCCGGCTGGGCGTGCTGAACCTTGACGCACACTTTGACCTGCGCGACGCGCCGACCCCCAGTTCCGGGACGCCGTTCCTGCAGATGGCCCGCGCCGAAGCGGCCGCCGGGCGCGAACTCAACTACGCCGTCGTCGGTATTAGCGAACCCAACAACACGCGGGTGCTTTTTGACACCGCGCACAGCCTGGACGTGAAGTACCTGCTGGACGAGGACTGCTCACAGGAGCGGAGCGAGGCGTTCGTGGCGGCGTTCCTGGAGACCGTGGACGTGGTGTACCTGACGATCGACCTGGACGTGCTGCCCGCGGCCGTGGCGCCCGGTGTGAGCGCCCCGGCCGCCTACGGGGTGCCGCTGCCGGTCATCGCCGCCGTGTGCCGGCAGGTGGCGCAGAGCGGGAAGCTGTTCCACTTTGACGTGGCGGAACTGAATCCGGAGTTCGACATCGACAACCGGACCGCCAAGGTTGCGGCCCGGCTCGTGGACACCCTGCTGCGGTAG
- a CDS encoding copper resistance CopC family protein — MNHLSRQRVNETNMTVPDAAGAPIPPRGSRTGAKAGTRALWRALAASAVVVMALVGGSTAALAHDQVEGTAPADGSTVAAMPVKVQITLSNTPAALGSQVNVVDAAGTNWSVGSVDVLDNVATQNIKGGAPAGKYTVKWRLVSSDSHPIEGQFTFTTSAAGSASGAVAGPVQSLQQVIAPVPEQAPTSGGVPWSVVGLIGVLVVVVVAMIVVARRRLGAGDQS, encoded by the coding sequence GTGAATCACCTCTCCCGCCAACGGGTCAATGAGACGAACATGACAGTGCCGGACGCCGCCGGAGCCCCGATTCCGCCCCGCGGGAGCCGGACCGGCGCCAAAGCGGGCACCAGGGCCCTGTGGCGCGCCCTGGCCGCTTCCGCCGTCGTCGTCATGGCTCTGGTGGGAGGTTCGACGGCGGCCCTGGCCCACGACCAGGTGGAGGGCACCGCGCCGGCGGACGGCTCCACCGTGGCCGCCATGCCGGTGAAGGTGCAGATCACGCTCAGCAACACGCCGGCCGCCCTTGGTTCGCAGGTCAACGTGGTGGACGCCGCCGGAACCAACTGGTCGGTGGGCAGCGTGGACGTGCTGGACAACGTCGCCACGCAAAACATCAAGGGTGGCGCACCGGCGGGCAAATACACCGTCAAGTGGCGCCTGGTGTCCTCGGACTCCCACCCCATTGAGGGCCAATTCACCTTCACGACCTCCGCGGCCGGCAGTGCGTCGGGAGCCGTGGCGGGTCCCGTGCAATCACTGCAACAGGTCATTGCACCCGTGCCCGAGCAGGCGCCCACCAGCGGCGGCGTGCCGTGGAGCGTGGTGGGCCTGATCGGCGTACTCGTGGTGGTGGTTGTGGCCATGATCGTGGTGGCCAGGCGCCGTTTGGGCGCCGGGGACCAGTCCTAG
- a CDS encoding NCS2 family permease, translating to MASQTTTRLSAVDRYFKITERGSNYSREIRGGFATFFAMSYIVVLNPLILGGADSTGGVLGPARVAAMTALVAGVLTIIMGAWAKHPFALATGLGVNAFVAVTVASHPGLTWPDMMGLVVLSGITMFILVLTGFRTAVFNAVPAGLKTAIVVGIGLFIALIGLVNAGFVRRIPDVAGTTVPVGLGFDGKLLGWPTLVFVIGLVLTIALVVRKVKGAILIGIVASSVLANILQAVFNIGPSFDGKTANPQGWSLVVPHFSALTPPDLSLFGKVNLFGSFAHLGALAAMLLAFSILLSIFFDAMGTMVGLANEAGTVDKDGNIPNVDRVLLVDAFGAIAGGGTSVSSNQIFVESGAGIGEGARTGLASVVTGLLLIVAMFFTPLISLVPFEAVAPALVVVGFMMVSQVGKIDWSDWGIAIPAFLTFTLMPFTYSIANGLGAGFIGYVLIRLFQGRAREIHPLMWAVAAAFLVFFGIGPIEQLFGIK from the coding sequence ATGGCATCCCAGACGACAACTCGTTTGTCAGCGGTAGACAGATACTTCAAGATCACCGAGCGCGGCTCCAACTACTCACGCGAAATTCGCGGCGGCTTCGCCACGTTCTTCGCCATGAGCTACATCGTGGTGTTGAACCCGCTGATCCTCGGCGGCGCCGATTCCACCGGCGGAGTCCTGGGCCCGGCCCGCGTGGCCGCCATGACGGCCCTCGTGGCCGGCGTGCTGACCATCATCATGGGGGCCTGGGCCAAGCACCCGTTCGCGCTGGCCACCGGCCTGGGCGTCAACGCGTTCGTGGCCGTCACCGTGGCCTCCCACCCGGGCCTGACCTGGCCGGACATGATGGGCCTGGTGGTCCTCTCCGGCATCACCATGTTCATCCTGGTGCTCACGGGCTTCCGGACGGCTGTGTTCAACGCCGTCCCGGCCGGGCTGAAAACCGCCATCGTGGTGGGCATCGGCTTGTTCATCGCGCTGATCGGCCTGGTCAACGCCGGCTTCGTGCGCCGCATCCCCGACGTTGCCGGCACCACCGTCCCGGTGGGCCTCGGCTTCGACGGCAAGCTGCTGGGCTGGCCCACCCTGGTCTTCGTGATCGGCCTGGTCCTGACCATCGCCCTGGTGGTCCGCAAGGTCAAGGGCGCCATCCTGATCGGCATCGTCGCGTCCTCCGTACTGGCCAACATCCTGCAGGCCGTCTTCAACATCGGCCCCAGCTTCGACGGCAAGACCGCCAACCCGCAGGGCTGGTCCCTCGTGGTTCCGCACTTCTCCGCGCTGACCCCGCCGGATCTGTCCCTGTTCGGCAAGGTCAACCTGTTTGGTTCCTTCGCCCACCTGGGCGCCCTGGCCGCCATGCTGCTGGCGTTCAGCATCCTGCTGAGCATCTTCTTCGACGCCATGGGCACCATGGTGGGCCTGGCCAACGAGGCCGGCACCGTGGACAAGGACGGCAACATCCCCAACGTTGACCGCGTGCTGCTCGTGGACGCTTTCGGCGCGATTGCCGGCGGCGGCACCTCCGTTTCCTCCAACCAGATCTTCGTCGAGTCCGGCGCCGGCATCGGCGAGGGCGCCCGCACGGGCCTGGCGTCCGTTGTCACGGGCCTGCTGCTGATCGTGGCCATGTTCTTCACCCCGCTGATCTCCCTGGTGCCTTTCGAGGCCGTGGCCCCCGCCCTCGTGGTGGTTGGTTTCATGATGGTCTCCCAGGTAGGCAAGATCGACTGGTCCGACTGGGGCATCGCGATCCCGGCCTTCCTGACGTTCACGCTCATGCCGTTCACGTACTCCATCGCCAACGGCCTCGGCGCCGGCTTCATCGGCTACGTGCTGATCCGCCTGTTCCAGGGCCGGGCCCGCGAAATCCACCCCCTCATGTGGGCCGTGGCCGCCGCGTTCCTGGTGTTCTTCGGCATTGGCCCGATCGAGCAGCTGTTCGGCATCAAGTAA
- a CDS encoding LacI family DNA-binding transcriptional regulator, whose translation MAKGPTVYDVAQEAGVSIATVSFTFRQPDRVRPATREAVLTAARLLGYVPSASARGLARGRTGALGLFAFDYLIDSAAVAAGRSDVESLPEDPNESYRIFPLYVDEIQRGVQLECWKRGYALMVGGGNPNTTETTLTDIAGRVDGLAVFPNSLPQAILERISQRIPVVEVSETLLNRELDHVTVDNFGGMRSLVRHLVDVHQLTDLQFVGGLTSSDNRARWSGMAATLKQYGIAPRPLAQEGEFSREDIGNLVASLQAAGTLPQAFVCATDEEALKTLEALSEAGIAVPGTVAVTGFDGIVAGRIARPALTTVRQPMEEMGRAIVGLLINRIENPERAPVVQELPVRLVVRESCGCPAP comes from the coding sequence ATGGCCAAGGGACCAACTGTTTATGACGTGGCGCAGGAAGCGGGAGTGTCCATCGCGACGGTGTCGTTCACGTTTCGCCAACCGGACCGCGTTAGGCCGGCCACGCGGGAAGCCGTGCTGACGGCTGCCCGCCTGCTGGGCTACGTCCCCAGCGCCAGCGCCCGCGGCCTGGCCCGCGGCCGCACCGGTGCCCTGGGCCTCTTTGCCTTTGACTACCTGATCGACTCGGCTGCTGTGGCAGCCGGGAGGTCCGACGTCGAATCCTTGCCGGAGGATCCGAATGAAAGCTACAGGATCTTCCCCTTGTATGTGGATGAGATCCAGCGCGGCGTCCAGCTTGAATGCTGGAAGCGCGGATACGCCCTCATGGTGGGCGGCGGCAATCCGAACACCACAGAGACCACGCTGACCGACATTGCCGGCAGGGTTGACGGTCTGGCGGTGTTCCCGAACTCGCTGCCACAGGCCATCCTGGAGCGCATTTCCCAGCGGATTCCGGTGGTCGAGGTCTCCGAAACGCTACTCAACAGGGAACTCGACCACGTCACGGTGGACAATTTTGGCGGCATGCGTTCCCTGGTCCGGCACCTTGTGGACGTCCATCAACTGACGGACCTGCAGTTCGTGGGCGGGCTGACATCCTCGGACAACCGGGCCCGCTGGTCCGGCATGGCCGCGACGTTGAAACAGTACGGGATTGCGCCCCGCCCCTTGGCGCAGGAGGGCGAGTTTTCGCGGGAGGACATCGGCAATCTAGTTGCGTCCCTCCAGGCGGCCGGCACGCTGCCGCAGGCATTCGTCTGCGCGACGGACGAGGAAGCCCTGAAGACGCTCGAAGCGTTGAGTGAGGCCGGCATTGCGGTACCCGGCACCGTGGCCGTGACGGGTTTCGACGGCATCGTGGCCGGAAGAATTGCCCGCCCGGCACTGACCACCGTCCGCCAGCCCATGGAGGAGATGGGCAGGGCGATTGTGGGCCTGCTGATCAACCGCATCGAGAATCCGGAACGGGCACCGGTGGTGCAGGAGCTTCCCGTCAGGCTCGTGGTGCGCGAAAGTTGCGGCTGCCCCGCGCCCTGA
- a CDS encoding carbohydrate ABC transporter permease has translation MTLQKESLLPAASLERTTPLRRKRRSGLRPGRLAVYAALVLGVAATLLPFAWMLLGSFKTQGELLQRPITWWPQNPTLENYIAWFTDLHIDKFFTNSLIVAVVTVLGNMLFCSMVGYALAKMDFPGKRFLFLLVMVTLMVPGVVTFVPLFVMVSKLGLVSTYAALILPFLAGPIGVFLMRQFMLGIPDSIIEAARIDGASELRIFLRVVMPLCAPPLATLGILTFLGSWNNFLWPLVAAQSEDMYTLPVALSLFSTGENATNYGLLLAGSVLVITPILLLFVALQRFFIQGIAATGIK, from the coding sequence ATGACACTTCAAAAAGAATCACTCCTACCGGCAGCGAGCCTGGAACGGACGACGCCGTTGCGCCGCAAGCGCCGCTCGGGGCTTCGCCCGGGCCGGCTGGCCGTCTACGCCGCGCTGGTGCTCGGTGTGGCGGCAACCCTGCTGCCCTTTGCCTGGATGCTCCTGGGGTCGTTCAAAACCCAGGGTGAGCTGCTCCAACGGCCCATCACCTGGTGGCCGCAGAACCCGACCCTGGAGAACTACATTGCCTGGTTCACGGACCTGCACATCGACAAGTTCTTCACGAACAGCCTGATCGTTGCCGTCGTCACCGTGCTGGGAAACATGCTGTTTTGCTCCATGGTGGGCTACGCGCTGGCCAAGATGGACTTCCCGGGCAAACGCTTCCTGTTCCTGCTGGTCATGGTGACCCTGATGGTTCCCGGGGTGGTCACCTTTGTGCCCCTCTTTGTCATGGTCAGCAAACTGGGACTCGTGAGCACCTATGCCGCGTTGATCCTGCCGTTCCTGGCCGGACCCATCGGGGTGTTCCTCATGAGGCAGTTCATGCTGGGCATTCCGGACTCGATCATCGAAGCCGCCCGCATCGACGGGGCCAGCGAACTGCGCATCTTCCTGCGCGTGGTCATGCCGTTGTGCGCCCCTCCGCTGGCGACCCTGGGGATCCTGACCTTCCTGGGCTCTTGGAACAACTTCCTGTGGCCGCTGGTCGCCGCCCAGAGCGAGGACATGTACACGCTGCCCGTGGCGCTTTCCTTGTTCTCGACGGGGGAGAACGCCACCAACTACGGGCTGCTGCTGGCCGGCTCCGTCCTGGTCATCACCCCCATCCTGCTGCTGTTCGTGGCCCTGCAGCGCTTCTTCATCCAGGGCATCGCCGCAACCGGCATCAAGTAA
- a CDS encoding carbohydrate ABC transporter permease has protein sequence MSAIDAGTLPDAARRRSRGSQTPSARRRRQALIAWMFALPFVAIFAVFMLVPLISSFVMSFTDFTSRDVQDPTAVEFVGLKQYLDLFADPQFLRSMLNTAYFVVVGIPLTMAVALLLAVALNNGIKRFRTVFRVGFYTPVVTSIVAVAVVWRFILQPDGLLNEVLAAVGIHGPDWLNDQAWAMPSLILMAVWRNMGTLMIIFLAGLQTVPEEMLEAAAVDGANAWKRFTRITIPTIRPTLLLGAVLLSVGFLQFFEEPFVMTKGGPLDSTLSISYFTYNQFGFGKYGTASAASYVLFVAIALLSLVQFRALRSKD, from the coding sequence ATGTCAGCGATCGACGCCGGCACATTGCCGGATGCCGCGCGACGCCGGAGCCGGGGGTCGCAGACGCCCTCGGCCCGGCGCCGGCGCCAGGCGCTCATCGCCTGGATGTTCGCCCTCCCGTTCGTCGCCATCTTCGCGGTGTTCATGCTGGTGCCTCTGATTTCATCGTTCGTGATGTCCTTCACCGACTTCACCAGCCGCGACGTGCAGGATCCCACGGCCGTCGAGTTTGTCGGACTCAAGCAGTACCTCGATTTGTTTGCCGACCCGCAATTCCTGCGCTCCATGCTGAACACCGCCTACTTCGTGGTGGTCGGCATACCGTTGACGATGGCCGTGGCGCTGCTGCTCGCCGTCGCACTGAACAATGGCATCAAACGCTTTCGGACGGTGTTCCGGGTGGGTTTCTACACTCCCGTGGTCACGAGCATCGTGGCGGTCGCCGTCGTCTGGCGTTTCATCCTGCAGCCCGACGGCCTGCTGAACGAAGTGCTCGCCGCCGTGGGCATCCACGGCCCGGATTGGCTCAACGACCAGGCCTGGGCCATGCCATCGCTGATCCTGATGGCCGTCTGGCGCAACATGGGCACGCTGATGATCATCTTCCTGGCCGGCTTGCAAACGGTGCCGGAGGAGATGCTGGAGGCCGCCGCCGTGGACGGGGCAAACGCCTGGAAACGCTTCACCCGGATCACCATCCCGACCATCCGGCCAACCTTGCTGCTCGGTGCCGTGCTGCTCTCCGTGGGATTCCTGCAGTTCTTTGAGGAACCCTTCGTCATGACCAAGGGCGGGCCGCTGGATTCCACGCTGTCCATCAGCTACTTCACCTACAACCAGTTCGGCTTCGGAAAATATGGGACGGCCTCGGCGGCCAGCTACGTGCTCTTCGTGGCGATCGCGCTCCTGAGCCTTGTCCAGTTCCGGGCACTCAGGTCCAAGGACTAG